One window of Athalia rosae chromosome 2, iyAthRosa1.1, whole genome shotgun sequence genomic DNA carries:
- the LOC105685054 gene encoding inner centromere protein A-like isoform X1, whose translation MSLTAAIQIEKTLSTFIREGGKRECDSAIHKMMDGWSRETVRNTLREELISLTELTKASEAEIENSLQTNLEFLRRIVSQVRGSAAGPLLPKTPKALHKKPAQRIETIHEDESVEFEVTRTTSIASEPKDRDSDGSQRRSTRTASKKAASTIKQQQSLTLYTKSRKSSQDTNKTKRSAAKIKIESSDSEKECTIPPKQSKGRKPSVQKQHENSPQALQPEKKDGTFVLDKTYNHESRITKKKDSSSKRKHDQTRSPSPCPPNNHKNSRSRSGEPLAKKGNFIDESHVNSDINDTLESSIYEDAVGRPAPIHNSTKITDMTVTIDSKSHELAKTSNPKSRSSKSASHTKNHVPMNVTVVLENLSAQVSYPKTTEYIKSEDEEVGCTPEVKNFSKGALLQAYRAKLNKESKSTRKANALFSPYATDSVKKRVEAFEQVGLNSPKSVEINAPTRVTRTKTRAMAAAETTTNVVPPMQPVQSVAQKLARKSLAKAKKISLARQIKDSEESKENDRSSSASMKSKKLLVINEKTMQKQQLRTTPLTKSRLQQPMSVNRLHQTPMNGQTFSNHTGVMSASRGNIITNMDSFLQSAKQAQQISLAEKIEEKRRKANEEDVRRKREEALKAMAEEKKRKREEKQLKNKLAREAKEKLDMEKRLKAEKEREEKAKLAQQIQEEQRKEADRKRLLQLQRAQETEERRKQEEQLRLQRLQEQEEMERQLAEQKRREQEAAEKQHQRRLAEAKTQQQAAAEAMKIKAQYQSKVKQNTIAIQPKMVPAPSSYKLDSEPSDDDASDNESAPKHAIPAWATAQVRRNRLAMQEHIPVYEVHRYFNSKQCTPDLSKIFKGIDKRQLQRTSSAIWKTPPRYSMMYRD comes from the exons ATGTCGCTGACAGCGGCAATTCAAATTGAAAAGACGTTGTCAACGTTTATACGGGAAGGTGGGAAACGGGAGTGCGATTCGGC GATCCATAAGATGATGGATGGATGGTCAAGAGAAACAGTGCGCAACACCCTCCGAGAAGAGCTTATCAGTTTGACTGAGCTTACCAAAGCCAGTGAAgcagaaattgaaaactcCCTTCAGACAAATTTGGAGTTTCTTCGCCGGATAGTGTCCCAAGTCCGTGGCAGTGCTGCAGGACCTTTATTACCAAAAACTCCAAAAGCTCTTCATAAAAAACCCGCACAACGCATTGAGACCATTCATGAAGATGAATCAGTTGAGTTCGAGGTTACTCGCACCACAAGCATTGCTTCTGAACCTAAAGATCGAGATTCTGATGGGTCCCAACGTAGATCGACAAGGACCGCATCGAAAAAAGCTGCTAGCACTATAAAGCAACAACAGTCACTGACTCTCTATACTAAATCGCGAAAATCCTCTCAAGAcacaaataaaactaaaagGAGTGCTGCAAAG ATCAAAATAGAATCAAGTGATTCTGAAAAAGAATGTACAATACCTCCGAAGCAGTCAAAAGGAAGAAAACCATCAGTGCAGAAACAACACGAGAACAGTCCCCAGGCTTTACAACCAGAGAAGAAAGATGGTACATTTGTTCTGGACAAGACTTATAATCACGAATCTCGGATAACCAAAAAGAAAGATTCATCTAGCAAACGTAAACATGACCAAACTAGATCACCATCACCATGTCCCCCAAACAACCACAAAAATTCTAGGAGTCGTAGTGGGGAGCCTTTGGCTAAGAAGggcaatttcatagatgaatcTCATGTTAATTCTGACATCAACGATACTCTCGAATCGTCTATCTATGAAGACGCCGTTGGTAGACCTGCACCGATACATAATTCAACTAAGATAACTGACATGACTGTGACAATAGATTCTAAATCTCATGAGTTAGCAAAAACTTCAAACCCAAAATCGAGGTCATCAAAAAGTGCTTCCCATACCAAAAACCATGTACCGATGAATGTAACAGTTGTATTGGAGAATTTATCAGCACAAGTCAGTTATCCCAAAACTACTGAGTACATAAAATCAGAGGATGAAGAAGTTGGTTGTACACCAGAAGTTAAAAACTTTTCTAAGGGTGCTTTACTACAAGCATATCGCGCAAAGTTAAACAAAGAATCAAAGAGCACTCGCAAAGCAAATGCTCTGTTTAGTCCTTATGCTACAGATTCTGTCAAGAAACGTGTAGAGGCTTTTGAACAAGTTGGATTAAATAGCCCAAAATCTGTTGAGATAAACGCTCCGACAAGGGTAACTAGAACTAAAACTCGAGCCATGGCCGCAGCGGAGACAACAACCAACGTTGTTCCACCTATGCAACCTGTCCAAAGTGTTGCCCAAAAATTAGCTCGTAAATCTCTTGCCAAAGCTAAGAAGATTTCATTAGCCAGACAGATCAAAGATAGCGAGGAGAGCAAAgag AATGATCGTTCGAGTAGTGCATCTATGAAATCTAAAAAATTATTGGTCATCAATGAGAAAACGATGCAAAAACAACAGTTGAGAACAACTCCGCTGACGAAAAGTCGTCTCCAGCAGCCCATGTCTGTTAATCGCTTACATCAGACACCTATGAATGGACAAACTTTTTCCAAT CACACAGGAGTAATGTCTGCGTCTCGTGGGAACATAATTACAAACATGGACTCATTTCTACAGTCAGCTAAACAAGCTCAGCAAATAAGTTTggcagaaaaaattgaagagaaacgTAGAAAAGCTAACGAAGAAGATGTTAGGAGGAAAAGGGAGGAGGCTTTGAAGGCTATGgctgaagaaaagaaaag aaagagagaagagaagcagCTGAAGAACAAATTGGCAAGAGAAGCCAAAGAAAAACTAGATATGGAGAAACGTCTGAAagctgaaaaagaaagagaagagaaagcaAAACTCGCTCAGCAAATCCAGGAGGAACAACGTAAAGAGGCTGATAGAAAAAGACTTCTCCAACTACAACGTGCACAG GAGACAGAAGAAAGGCGTAAACAAGAAGAGCAGTTGCGATTACAGCGATTACAAGAGCAAGAAGAAATGGAGCGTCAGTTAGCCgaacaaaaacgaagagaacagGAAGCTGCAGAAAAACAGCATCAACGTCGTCTCGCAGAAGCAAAAACTCAGCAACAAGCAGCAGCTGAAGCTATGAAGATCAAGGCTCAATATCAATCAAAA GTGAAACAGAACACAATAGCTATTCAACCAAAAATGGTACCAGCCCCAAGTTCTTATAAATTGGATAGTGAACCTAGTGACGACGATGCCTCAGACAATGAATCTGCACCCAAACACGCTATCCCCGCTTGGGCTACGG CTCAAGTCCGTAGAAATCGATTGGCAATGCAAGAACACATTCCGGTATACGAAGTTCACAGATATTTCAATAGCAAACAGTGCACGCCAGatctttcaaaaatattcaagggCATTGACAAAAGGCAACTGCAACGCACATCAAGTGCTATTTGGAAGACGCCACCTCGTTACTCGATGATGTACAGAGACTGA
- the LOC105685054 gene encoding inner centromere protein A-like isoform X2, translating into MIHKMMDGWSRETVRNTLREELISLTELTKASEAEIENSLQTNLEFLRRIVSQVRGSAAGPLLPKTPKALHKKPAQRIETIHEDESVEFEVTRTTSIASEPKDRDSDGSQRRSTRTASKKAASTIKQQQSLTLYTKSRKSSQDTNKTKRSAAKIKIESSDSEKECTIPPKQSKGRKPSVQKQHENSPQALQPEKKDGTFVLDKTYNHESRITKKKDSSSKRKHDQTRSPSPCPPNNHKNSRSRSGEPLAKKGNFIDESHVNSDINDTLESSIYEDAVGRPAPIHNSTKITDMTVTIDSKSHELAKTSNPKSRSSKSASHTKNHVPMNVTVVLENLSAQVSYPKTTEYIKSEDEEVGCTPEVKNFSKGALLQAYRAKLNKESKSTRKANALFSPYATDSVKKRVEAFEQVGLNSPKSVEINAPTRVTRTKTRAMAAAETTTNVVPPMQPVQSVAQKLARKSLAKAKKISLARQIKDSEESKENDRSSSASMKSKKLLVINEKTMQKQQLRTTPLTKSRLQQPMSVNRLHQTPMNGQTFSNHTGVMSASRGNIITNMDSFLQSAKQAQQISLAEKIEEKRRKANEEDVRRKREEALKAMAEEKKRKREEKQLKNKLAREAKEKLDMEKRLKAEKEREEKAKLAQQIQEEQRKEADRKRLLQLQRAQETEERRKQEEQLRLQRLQEQEEMERQLAEQKRREQEAAEKQHQRRLAEAKTQQQAAAEAMKIKAQYQSKVKQNTIAIQPKMVPAPSSYKLDSEPSDDDASDNESAPKHAIPAWATAQVRRNRLAMQEHIPVYEVHRYFNSKQCTPDLSKIFKGIDKRQLQRTSSAIWKTPPRYSMMYRD; encoded by the exons at GATCCATAAGATGATGGATGGATGGTCAAGAGAAACAGTGCGCAACACCCTCCGAGAAGAGCTTATCAGTTTGACTGAGCTTACCAAAGCCAGTGAAgcagaaattgaaaactcCCTTCAGACAAATTTGGAGTTTCTTCGCCGGATAGTGTCCCAAGTCCGTGGCAGTGCTGCAGGACCTTTATTACCAAAAACTCCAAAAGCTCTTCATAAAAAACCCGCACAACGCATTGAGACCATTCATGAAGATGAATCAGTTGAGTTCGAGGTTACTCGCACCACAAGCATTGCTTCTGAACCTAAAGATCGAGATTCTGATGGGTCCCAACGTAGATCGACAAGGACCGCATCGAAAAAAGCTGCTAGCACTATAAAGCAACAACAGTCACTGACTCTCTATACTAAATCGCGAAAATCCTCTCAAGAcacaaataaaactaaaagGAGTGCTGCAAAG ATCAAAATAGAATCAAGTGATTCTGAAAAAGAATGTACAATACCTCCGAAGCAGTCAAAAGGAAGAAAACCATCAGTGCAGAAACAACACGAGAACAGTCCCCAGGCTTTACAACCAGAGAAGAAAGATGGTACATTTGTTCTGGACAAGACTTATAATCACGAATCTCGGATAACCAAAAAGAAAGATTCATCTAGCAAACGTAAACATGACCAAACTAGATCACCATCACCATGTCCCCCAAACAACCACAAAAATTCTAGGAGTCGTAGTGGGGAGCCTTTGGCTAAGAAGggcaatttcatagatgaatcTCATGTTAATTCTGACATCAACGATACTCTCGAATCGTCTATCTATGAAGACGCCGTTGGTAGACCTGCACCGATACATAATTCAACTAAGATAACTGACATGACTGTGACAATAGATTCTAAATCTCATGAGTTAGCAAAAACTTCAAACCCAAAATCGAGGTCATCAAAAAGTGCTTCCCATACCAAAAACCATGTACCGATGAATGTAACAGTTGTATTGGAGAATTTATCAGCACAAGTCAGTTATCCCAAAACTACTGAGTACATAAAATCAGAGGATGAAGAAGTTGGTTGTACACCAGAAGTTAAAAACTTTTCTAAGGGTGCTTTACTACAAGCATATCGCGCAAAGTTAAACAAAGAATCAAAGAGCACTCGCAAAGCAAATGCTCTGTTTAGTCCTTATGCTACAGATTCTGTCAAGAAACGTGTAGAGGCTTTTGAACAAGTTGGATTAAATAGCCCAAAATCTGTTGAGATAAACGCTCCGACAAGGGTAACTAGAACTAAAACTCGAGCCATGGCCGCAGCGGAGACAACAACCAACGTTGTTCCACCTATGCAACCTGTCCAAAGTGTTGCCCAAAAATTAGCTCGTAAATCTCTTGCCAAAGCTAAGAAGATTTCATTAGCCAGACAGATCAAAGATAGCGAGGAGAGCAAAgag AATGATCGTTCGAGTAGTGCATCTATGAAATCTAAAAAATTATTGGTCATCAATGAGAAAACGATGCAAAAACAACAGTTGAGAACAACTCCGCTGACGAAAAGTCGTCTCCAGCAGCCCATGTCTGTTAATCGCTTACATCAGACACCTATGAATGGACAAACTTTTTCCAAT CACACAGGAGTAATGTCTGCGTCTCGTGGGAACATAATTACAAACATGGACTCATTTCTACAGTCAGCTAAACAAGCTCAGCAAATAAGTTTggcagaaaaaattgaagagaaacgTAGAAAAGCTAACGAAGAAGATGTTAGGAGGAAAAGGGAGGAGGCTTTGAAGGCTATGgctgaagaaaagaaaag aaagagagaagagaagcagCTGAAGAACAAATTGGCAAGAGAAGCCAAAGAAAAACTAGATATGGAGAAACGTCTGAAagctgaaaaagaaagagaagagaaagcaAAACTCGCTCAGCAAATCCAGGAGGAACAACGTAAAGAGGCTGATAGAAAAAGACTTCTCCAACTACAACGTGCACAG GAGACAGAAGAAAGGCGTAAACAAGAAGAGCAGTTGCGATTACAGCGATTACAAGAGCAAGAAGAAATGGAGCGTCAGTTAGCCgaacaaaaacgaagagaacagGAAGCTGCAGAAAAACAGCATCAACGTCGTCTCGCAGAAGCAAAAACTCAGCAACAAGCAGCAGCTGAAGCTATGAAGATCAAGGCTCAATATCAATCAAAA GTGAAACAGAACACAATAGCTATTCAACCAAAAATGGTACCAGCCCCAAGTTCTTATAAATTGGATAGTGAACCTAGTGACGACGATGCCTCAGACAATGAATCTGCACCCAAACACGCTATCCCCGCTTGGGCTACGG CTCAAGTCCGTAGAAATCGATTGGCAATGCAAGAACACATTCCGGTATACGAAGTTCACAGATATTTCAATAGCAAACAGTGCACGCCAGatctttcaaaaatattcaagggCATTGACAAAAGGCAACTGCAACGCACATCAAGTGCTATTTGGAAGACGCCACCTCGTTACTCGATGATGTACAGAGACTGA
- the LOC105685054 gene encoding inner centromere protein A-like isoform X3 — MMDGWSRETVRNTLREELISLTELTKASEAEIENSLQTNLEFLRRIVSQVRGSAAGPLLPKTPKALHKKPAQRIETIHEDESVEFEVTRTTSIASEPKDRDSDGSQRRSTRTASKKAASTIKQQQSLTLYTKSRKSSQDTNKTKRSAAKIKIESSDSEKECTIPPKQSKGRKPSVQKQHENSPQALQPEKKDGTFVLDKTYNHESRITKKKDSSSKRKHDQTRSPSPCPPNNHKNSRSRSGEPLAKKGNFIDESHVNSDINDTLESSIYEDAVGRPAPIHNSTKITDMTVTIDSKSHELAKTSNPKSRSSKSASHTKNHVPMNVTVVLENLSAQVSYPKTTEYIKSEDEEVGCTPEVKNFSKGALLQAYRAKLNKESKSTRKANALFSPYATDSVKKRVEAFEQVGLNSPKSVEINAPTRVTRTKTRAMAAAETTTNVVPPMQPVQSVAQKLARKSLAKAKKISLARQIKDSEESKENDRSSSASMKSKKLLVINEKTMQKQQLRTTPLTKSRLQQPMSVNRLHQTPMNGQTFSNHTGVMSASRGNIITNMDSFLQSAKQAQQISLAEKIEEKRRKANEEDVRRKREEALKAMAEEKKRKREEKQLKNKLAREAKEKLDMEKRLKAEKEREEKAKLAQQIQEEQRKEADRKRLLQLQRAQETEERRKQEEQLRLQRLQEQEEMERQLAEQKRREQEAAEKQHQRRLAEAKTQQQAAAEAMKIKAQYQSKVKQNTIAIQPKMVPAPSSYKLDSEPSDDDASDNESAPKHAIPAWATAQVRRNRLAMQEHIPVYEVHRYFNSKQCTPDLSKIFKGIDKRQLQRTSSAIWKTPPRYSMMYRD; from the exons ATGATGGATGGATGGTCAAGAGAAACAGTGCGCAACACCCTCCGAGAAGAGCTTATCAGTTTGACTGAGCTTACCAAAGCCAGTGAAgcagaaattgaaaactcCCTTCAGACAAATTTGGAGTTTCTTCGCCGGATAGTGTCCCAAGTCCGTGGCAGTGCTGCAGGACCTTTATTACCAAAAACTCCAAAAGCTCTTCATAAAAAACCCGCACAACGCATTGAGACCATTCATGAAGATGAATCAGTTGAGTTCGAGGTTACTCGCACCACAAGCATTGCTTCTGAACCTAAAGATCGAGATTCTGATGGGTCCCAACGTAGATCGACAAGGACCGCATCGAAAAAAGCTGCTAGCACTATAAAGCAACAACAGTCACTGACTCTCTATACTAAATCGCGAAAATCCTCTCAAGAcacaaataaaactaaaagGAGTGCTGCAAAG ATCAAAATAGAATCAAGTGATTCTGAAAAAGAATGTACAATACCTCCGAAGCAGTCAAAAGGAAGAAAACCATCAGTGCAGAAACAACACGAGAACAGTCCCCAGGCTTTACAACCAGAGAAGAAAGATGGTACATTTGTTCTGGACAAGACTTATAATCACGAATCTCGGATAACCAAAAAGAAAGATTCATCTAGCAAACGTAAACATGACCAAACTAGATCACCATCACCATGTCCCCCAAACAACCACAAAAATTCTAGGAGTCGTAGTGGGGAGCCTTTGGCTAAGAAGggcaatttcatagatgaatcTCATGTTAATTCTGACATCAACGATACTCTCGAATCGTCTATCTATGAAGACGCCGTTGGTAGACCTGCACCGATACATAATTCAACTAAGATAACTGACATGACTGTGACAATAGATTCTAAATCTCATGAGTTAGCAAAAACTTCAAACCCAAAATCGAGGTCATCAAAAAGTGCTTCCCATACCAAAAACCATGTACCGATGAATGTAACAGTTGTATTGGAGAATTTATCAGCACAAGTCAGTTATCCCAAAACTACTGAGTACATAAAATCAGAGGATGAAGAAGTTGGTTGTACACCAGAAGTTAAAAACTTTTCTAAGGGTGCTTTACTACAAGCATATCGCGCAAAGTTAAACAAAGAATCAAAGAGCACTCGCAAAGCAAATGCTCTGTTTAGTCCTTATGCTACAGATTCTGTCAAGAAACGTGTAGAGGCTTTTGAACAAGTTGGATTAAATAGCCCAAAATCTGTTGAGATAAACGCTCCGACAAGGGTAACTAGAACTAAAACTCGAGCCATGGCCGCAGCGGAGACAACAACCAACGTTGTTCCACCTATGCAACCTGTCCAAAGTGTTGCCCAAAAATTAGCTCGTAAATCTCTTGCCAAAGCTAAGAAGATTTCATTAGCCAGACAGATCAAAGATAGCGAGGAGAGCAAAgag AATGATCGTTCGAGTAGTGCATCTATGAAATCTAAAAAATTATTGGTCATCAATGAGAAAACGATGCAAAAACAACAGTTGAGAACAACTCCGCTGACGAAAAGTCGTCTCCAGCAGCCCATGTCTGTTAATCGCTTACATCAGACACCTATGAATGGACAAACTTTTTCCAAT CACACAGGAGTAATGTCTGCGTCTCGTGGGAACATAATTACAAACATGGACTCATTTCTACAGTCAGCTAAACAAGCTCAGCAAATAAGTTTggcagaaaaaattgaagagaaacgTAGAAAAGCTAACGAAGAAGATGTTAGGAGGAAAAGGGAGGAGGCTTTGAAGGCTATGgctgaagaaaagaaaag aaagagagaagagaagcagCTGAAGAACAAATTGGCAAGAGAAGCCAAAGAAAAACTAGATATGGAGAAACGTCTGAAagctgaaaaagaaagagaagagaaagcaAAACTCGCTCAGCAAATCCAGGAGGAACAACGTAAAGAGGCTGATAGAAAAAGACTTCTCCAACTACAACGTGCACAG GAGACAGAAGAAAGGCGTAAACAAGAAGAGCAGTTGCGATTACAGCGATTACAAGAGCAAGAAGAAATGGAGCGTCAGTTAGCCgaacaaaaacgaagagaacagGAAGCTGCAGAAAAACAGCATCAACGTCGTCTCGCAGAAGCAAAAACTCAGCAACAAGCAGCAGCTGAAGCTATGAAGATCAAGGCTCAATATCAATCAAAA GTGAAACAGAACACAATAGCTATTCAACCAAAAATGGTACCAGCCCCAAGTTCTTATAAATTGGATAGTGAACCTAGTGACGACGATGCCTCAGACAATGAATCTGCACCCAAACACGCTATCCCCGCTTGGGCTACGG CTCAAGTCCGTAGAAATCGATTGGCAATGCAAGAACACATTCCGGTATACGAAGTTCACAGATATTTCAATAGCAAACAGTGCACGCCAGatctttcaaaaatattcaagggCATTGACAAAAGGCAACTGCAACGCACATCAAGTGCTATTTGGAAGACGCCACCTCGTTACTCGATGATGTACAGAGACTGA